One genomic region from Quercus robur chromosome 4, dhQueRobu3.1, whole genome shotgun sequence encodes:
- the LOC126722237 gene encoding uncharacterized protein LOC126722237: QSVLVKQSNKDKLEYQVQLNVIADCIRFLLCRGLAFRGHDESQDSSDKENFLELLQFLGDHNESINEVLQTALKNCKLTHSDIQKDIVNAITCETSKAIIKDLDNGFFSILVDESRDISVKEQMSLVLRYVNKKGIIIERFLGIVHVASTTALSLKCAIECLLCESNLSLSNLRGQGYDRVSNMQCDINGLKILILKENKSAFYVHCFAHQLKLTLVAVAKNHINIVEFFLCG; encoded by the coding sequence CAAAGTGTTTTGGTTAAGCAATCAAATAAAGATAAACTTGAATATCAGGTTCAATTAAATGTAATAGCTGATTGCATAAGATTCCTTTTATGTCGGGGATTAGCTTTTCGTGGTCACGATGAATCTCAAGATTCAAGTgataaagaaaatttccttGAACTTCTACAATTTTTGGGGGATCACAATGAATCTATCAATGAAGTATTGCAAACAGCTCTGAAAAATTGCAAGCTAACCCACTCGGATATTCAAAAAGACATTGTGAATGCAATTACATGTGAAACATCCAAAGCTATCATCAAGGATCTTGACAATGGGTTTTTTTCAATATTAGTTGATGAGTCACGTGATATCTCAGTGAAAGAACAAATGTCCCTCGTTCTTCGTTATGTGAACAAAAAAGGAATTATTATAGAGCGGTTCCTTGGTATTGTACATGTTGCAAGTACCACCGCTTTGTCACTCAAATGTGCTATTGAATGTTTACTTTGTGAATCTAATTTGAGTTTGTCGAATCTACGTGGGCAAGGTTATGATAGGGTTAGTAATATGCAATGTGATATCAATggtctcaaaattttaattttgaaagagaataagTCAGCATTTTATGTCCATTGTTTTGCTCATCAACTTAAATTGACACTTGTTGCCGTTgctaaaaatcacattaacattgttgaattttttttatgtggttag